In Candidatus Hamiltonella defensa 5AT (Acyrthosiphon pisum), one genomic interval encodes:
- the rpmI gene encoding 50S ribosomal protein L35: protein MPKIKTVRAAAKRFKKTASGGFKRKHAYLRHILTKKSTKRKRQLRPKGLVSQNDIASVVACLPYA, encoded by the coding sequence ATGCCAAAGATTAAAACAGTGCGCGCAGCGGCGAAGCGCTTTAAAAAAACAGCCAGCGGTGGCTTCAAACGTAAGCACGCGTATCTTCGTCATATTCTGACTAAAAAATCCACCAAACGTAAACGTCAGTTACGTCCTAAAGGGTTGGTATCTCAAAATGATATCGCTTCAGTCGTAGCCTGTTTGCCTTACGCATAA
- the infC gene encoding translation initiation factor IF-3 gives MKPGKRVPLARPNRINKEIRVTEVRLTGIEGEQIGIVSIAVALQKAEEAGVDLVEISPNADPPVCRVMDYGKFLYEKSKSIKDQKKKQRVIQVKEVKFRPGTDEGDYQVKLRSLTRFLEEGDKAKITLRFRGREMAHQQIGMAMLERIRRDLCESENSIALVESFPARIEGRQISMVLAPKKKQ, from the coding sequence ATTAAACCCGGAAAAAGAGTTCCATTAGCGCGTCCTAATCGTATTAATAAAGAGATTCGCGTCACAGAAGTCCGTTTAACGGGCATAGAGGGAGAGCAAATTGGCATTGTCAGTATTGCTGTTGCTCTACAAAAAGCGGAAGAAGCCGGCGTCGACTTGGTAGAAATCAGTCCGAACGCAGATCCGCCTGTTTGTCGCGTTATGGATTACGGCAAATTTCTTTATGAAAAAAGCAAATCAATCAAAGATCAGAAAAAAAAGCAACGTGTCATTCAGGTGAAGGAAGTGAAGTTTCGTCCTGGCACCGATGAAGGGGACTATCAGGTTAAATTACGCAGCCTGACTCGCTTTTTAGAAGAGGGAGATAAAGCAAAAATCACTTTACGTTTTCGTGGGCGCGAAATGGCACATCAACAAATTGGGATGGCCATGCTGGAACGTATTCGTAGAGATTTATGTGAATCTGAAAATAGTATTGCTCTTGTCGAATCTTTTCCTGCGAGAATTGAAGGCCGGCAAATCAGCATGGTGCTTGCACCAAAAAAAAAGCAGTAG
- the pheS gene encoding phenylalanine--tRNA ligase subunit alpha, producing the protein MTDLSDFVANAQKEIKNAQNTEALDLIRVSYFGKKGHFSTHMASLSQLSVEDRPAAGRVINQAKKQIQQWLDTRKKTLQSELLARRLSSEIIDVSLPGRRLQHGGLHPVTLTIQRIECFFKKWGFSVESGPEIEDSEHNFDALNIPSHHPARTEQDTFWFDSERLLRTQTSGVQIRTMKKKGPPLRVIAPGRVYRHDYDQTHTPMFHQMEGLILDSDISFANLKNTLQCFLQYFFQKELPTRFRPSYFPFTEPSAEVDVMTQNGEWLEVLGCGMVHPNILTHLNIDPEHYSGFAFGMGIERLAMIAYGVTDLRAFFENDVRFLKQFK; encoded by the coding sequence ATGACAGATCTTTCAGATTTTGTGGCGAATGCTCAAAAAGAAATAAAAAACGCTCAAAATACGGAGGCATTGGATCTAATACGAGTCTCTTATTTCGGCAAAAAAGGACATTTTAGTACTCATATGGCCTCTTTGAGTCAGTTGTCCGTTGAAGATAGGCCTGCCGCAGGTCGTGTCATTAATCAAGCCAAAAAGCAAATACAACAATGGCTTGATACTCGAAAAAAAACACTACAATCTGAGTTGTTAGCGCGGCGTTTGTCTTCTGAAATCATTGACGTCTCATTGCCGGGTCGCCGATTACAACATGGCGGGCTCCATCCCGTGACACTGACCATTCAACGCATTGAATGTTTTTTTAAAAAATGGGGATTTTCCGTCGAATCAGGGCCAGAGATCGAAGACAGCGAACATAATTTTGATGCCCTCAACATTCCTTCTCATCATCCGGCTCGTACAGAGCAGGATACCTTTTGGTTTGATAGCGAGCGGCTATTAAGAACTCAGACTTCTGGTGTCCAAATTCGTACCATGAAAAAAAAAGGCCCTCCCCTTAGAGTCATCGCGCCTGGCCGCGTTTATCGTCATGATTACGATCAAACGCACACCCCCATGTTTCATCAAATGGAAGGATTGATCCTCGATTCAGACATCAGTTTTGCGAATTTAAAAAACACCTTGCAGTGTTTTTTGCAGTATTTTTTTCAAAAAGAGCTTCCGACTCGTTTTCGTCCTTCTTATTTTCCCTTTACTGAGCCTTCCGCAGAGGTTGATGTCATGACCCAAAATGGCGAATGGCTTGAAGTGTTGGGCTGTGGCATGGTGCATCCGAATATACTAACCCACCTGAATATTGATCCTGAACATTATTCAGGTTTTGCATTTGGAATGGGGATAGAACGTTTAGCCATGATAGCTTACGGTGTGACGGATTTAAGGGCTTTTTTTGAAAACGATGTCCGTTTCCTTAAACAGTTTAAATAA
- the rplT gene encoding 50S ribosomal protein L20 produces the protein MARVKRGVVARARHKKILKQAKGYYGARSRVYRVAVQAVTKAGQYAYRDRRQRKRQFRQLWITRINAAAREHGLSYSCLINGLKKAFIDIDRKMLADIAVFDKPSFAALAKKAKEALL, from the coding sequence ATGGCTCGAGTAAAACGCGGAGTGGTTGCACGTGCACGCCACAAAAAAATATTAAAACAGGCAAAAGGCTACTACGGTGCACGCTCTCGTGTATATCGTGTTGCTGTTCAGGCGGTCACCAAAGCAGGGCAATATGCCTACCGTGACCGTCGTCAACGCAAGCGTCAATTTCGTCAACTCTGGATCACACGTATTAATGCAGCCGCTCGTGAGCACGGTCTGTCTTATAGCTGCTTGATCAATGGTTTAAAGAAAGCCTTTATTGACATTGATCGTAAAATGTTAGCGGATATTGCGGTTTTTGATAAACCCAGCTTCGCGGCCTTGGCCAAAAAAGCAAAAGAGGCTTTATTGTAA